One window of the Methylocystis parvus OBBP genome contains the following:
- a CDS encoding NADH-quinone oxidoreductase subunit M, whose translation MFGFGILTGLTFLPLVGAAFLLTQKGEDEATLRNIRWASLLTTLATFALSLYVWTGFDPSNPAFQFVEEKSWFGSGLTYKMGVDGFSMPLLLLTTFIMPFSILASFESITKRVKEYFIAFLVLETLMIGVFCALDLVLFYLFFEGGLIPMFLIIGVWGGKRRVYASFKFFLYTLVGSLLMLVAILAMYNQAHTTDIAVLLKTDFPKDMQIWLWLAFFASFAVKMPMWPVHTWLPDAHVEAPTAGSVILAAILLKMGGYGFIRFSLPMFPDASVYFAPLVYAMSVIAIVYTSLVALVQEDIKKLIAYSSVAHMGYVTMGLFTMNPQGVQGAMFQMVSHGFVSGALFLCVGVIYDRMHTREISAYGGLVNRMPVYAFVFMLFTMANVGLPGTTGFIGEFLSLAGAFKANSWVAFIATSGVIFSAAYALYLYRRVVFGALEKASLKDIMDLTPREIVIFAPLIALTIYYGVLPGQILTSTQASVDHLIQSHTAFLDAVKIAAAAH comes from the coding sequence ATGTTCGGGTTCGGCATTCTTACCGGCCTTACGTTTCTTCCGCTCGTCGGCGCCGCCTTCCTGCTGACGCAGAAGGGGGAGGACGAGGCGACCCTGCGCAACATTCGCTGGGCGTCGCTCCTCACGACGCTCGCAACCTTCGCGCTGTCGCTTTACGTCTGGACCGGCTTCGATCCATCCAACCCGGCCTTCCAGTTCGTCGAGGAGAAGAGCTGGTTCGGCTCCGGCCTGACTTATAAGATGGGCGTCGACGGCTTCTCCATGCCGCTGCTGCTCCTCACCACCTTCATCATGCCCTTCTCGATCCTCGCCTCTTTCGAGTCGATCACGAAGCGCGTGAAGGAATATTTCATCGCCTTCCTCGTGCTCGAGACGTTGATGATCGGCGTCTTCTGCGCGCTGGATCTCGTGCTGTTCTACCTCTTCTTCGAGGGCGGCCTCATTCCGATGTTCCTCATCATCGGCGTCTGGGGCGGCAAGCGGCGCGTCTATGCGAGCTTCAAATTCTTCCTCTACACGCTCGTCGGCTCGCTTCTGATGCTGGTCGCGATCCTCGCGATGTACAATCAGGCGCATACGACGGACATCGCGGTTCTGCTGAAGACCGACTTTCCGAAGGACATGCAGATCTGGCTGTGGCTGGCCTTCTTCGCGTCCTTCGCAGTGAAGATGCCGATGTGGCCGGTGCATACCTGGCTGCCGGACGCTCACGTCGAGGCGCCGACGGCGGGCTCGGTCATTCTGGCCGCGATCCTGTTGAAGATGGGCGGCTACGGCTTCATCCGCTTCTCTCTCCCCATGTTCCCGGACGCGTCGGTGTATTTCGCGCCGCTCGTCTACGCCATGTCGGTGATCGCCATTGTCTACACCTCGCTCGTTGCGCTGGTGCAGGAGGACATCAAGAAACTGATCGCCTATTCCTCCGTCGCCCATATGGGCTATGTGACGATGGGCCTCTTCACGATGAATCCGCAGGGCGTTCAGGGCGCGATGTTCCAGATGGTTTCGCACGGCTTCGTGTCGGGCGCGCTCTTCCTCTGCGTCGGCGTCATCTATGATCGCATGCATACGCGCGAAATTTCCGCCTATGGCGGCCTCGTGAACCGCATGCCGGTCTACGCGTTCGTGTTCATGCTCTTCACCATGGCCAATGTCGGCCTGCCGGGCACAACGGGCTTCATCGGCGAGTTCCTTTCCCTCGCCGGCGCCTTCAAGGCGAATAGCTGGGTGGCGTTCATCGCCACGAGCGGCGTCATCTTCTCGGCGGCCTACGCGCTATACCTCTACCGCCGCGTCGTGTTCGGCGCGCTGGAGAAGGCGAGCCTCAAGGACATCATGGATCTGACGCCGCGCGAGATCGTGATTTTCGCGCCGCTGATCGCCCTGACGATCTATTATGGCGTGCTGCCGGGGCAGATCCTGACCTCGACGCAGGCCTCGGTCGATCACCTTATTCAATCCCACACGGCCTTTCTCGACGCGGTGAAGATCGCCGCGGCGGCCCACTGA
- the nuoN gene encoding NADH-quinone oxidoreductase subunit NuoN, producing MSFLAELGHHFLPEVILAIGVMLLILIGAFRGEKGFSLVDEIATGVLGLAILAIVLSSKQADVAVFDGAYIDDAFSRFVKALTLIGAMASILLSVDWLQRNGLEKFEYPVLVLLSTLGMMLLISADNLIALYLGLELMSLALYVMAAFARDDGRASEAGLKYFVLGALSSGMMLYGSSLLYGFSGTVSFAGIAQAVTEHPPIGVIFGLVFVLAGLAFKMSAAPFHMWTPDVYEGAPTPVTAFFASAAKMAAVAITVRVVITAFPAITTQWRQIIVFLAIASTLLGSFAAIGQNSIKRLMAYSSIGHMGFALIGLAAGTEAGVRGVAVYLAIYLVMTLGSFAAILAMRVNGRNVENISDLAGLSRTNGLMAFFLAMLMFSLAGIPPLAGFFAKYYVLLAAVDAGLYPLAVVGVLASAVAAFYYLRVVKVMYFDEPAPGFDRSPFAVRAILAASTIAMLGFWLYPAPVMNAATAAAKSLF from the coding sequence ATGTCTTTCCTCGCAGAACTCGGACATCACTTCCTTCCCGAGGTCATCCTCGCCATCGGCGTGATGCTGCTGATCCTCATCGGCGCCTTTCGCGGCGAGAAGGGCTTCAGCCTCGTCGATGAAATCGCGACCGGCGTTCTCGGCCTTGCGATCCTCGCGATCGTCCTGTCGAGCAAGCAGGCGGATGTGGCCGTTTTCGACGGCGCTTATATCGACGACGCCTTCTCCCGCTTCGTGAAGGCGCTGACGCTGATCGGCGCCATGGCGTCGATCCTGCTGTCGGTCGACTGGCTCCAGCGCAACGGGCTCGAGAAGTTCGAATATCCGGTGCTGGTCCTTCTCTCGACGCTCGGCATGATGCTGCTGATCTCGGCCGACAATCTCATCGCGCTTTATCTCGGCCTCGAATTGATGTCGCTCGCGCTCTACGTCATGGCCGCCTTCGCGCGCGACGACGGGCGCGCCTCGGAGGCCGGGCTGAAATATTTCGTTCTCGGCGCGCTGTCCTCGGGTATGATGCTCTATGGCTCGTCGCTGCTTTACGGCTTCTCGGGCACGGTCTCCTTCGCCGGCATCGCGCAGGCCGTGACGGAGCATCCGCCGATCGGCGTGATCTTCGGCCTTGTCTTCGTCCTGGCCGGTCTCGCTTTCAAAATGTCGGCCGCGCCTTTCCACATGTGGACGCCCGACGTCTATGAAGGCGCGCCGACGCCGGTCACCGCCTTCTTCGCCTCTGCGGCGAAAATGGCGGCTGTCGCCATCACCGTGCGCGTCGTCATCACCGCCTTCCCGGCGATCACGACGCAATGGCGCCAGATCATCGTGTTCCTCGCCATCGCTTCGACGCTGCTCGGCTCCTTCGCGGCGATCGGTCAGAACAGCATCAAGCGCCTCATGGCTTATTCGTCCATCGGCCATATGGGCTTTGCGCTGATCGGCCTCGCCGCCGGCACAGAGGCCGGCGTCAGAGGCGTCGCGGTGTATCTCGCCATTTATCTTGTGATGACGCTCGGCTCCTTCGCCGCGATCCTCGCCATGCGCGTCAACGGCCGCAATGTCGAGAACATCTCCGATCTCGCCGGGCTGTCGCGCACCAACGGTCTCATGGCTTTCTTCCTCGCCATGCTGATGTTCTCGCTGGCCGGCATCCCCCCGCTCGCCGGCTTCTTCGCGAAATATTACGTGCTTCTCGCCGCGGTGGATGCGGGGCTTTATCCGCTCGCCGTCGTCGGCGTGCTCGCTTCGGCGGTCGCGGCCTTCTACTATCTGCGCGTCGTGAAGGTCATGTATTTCGACGAACCCGCGCCGGGCTTCGATCGCTCGCCTTTCGCCGTGCGCGCCATTCTTGCAGCGTCGACGATCGCGATGCTCGGATTCTGGCTCTATCCGGCGCCGGTCATGAATGCGGCGACGGCGGCCGCCAAGTCTCTTTTCTGA